tgcattttaatgcgTGAGTGGAGCAGGGGGGGGGGGAATTGTGATTAAGAATTGTGTTAAGTAGACGCGATAACTGTAAAAAGAGTTGGTCGTAAATTATGTTTATGCCTGTCATTCGATGCTGAGCAACTTTTAATTGTTAGTGCAAATTCAATTAGGCAAATCGTGAGTCGCAACTCGGAACTCGCAACTTCTCAACTTCGAGAGTCTCCCCACAAAGCTGTggctctctctcacacacatacacacacaagctcacacacatattcagAGACTCAAACGCACGAATGCAGACAGAAACACACTCAGCAGTAGCCCGGCCAAAAGAATGCGCCAGCTTcgacgtcgttgttgttgttgttcttgttgttatcgttgtcgTCATTGCCTTGGCTGCCtgctctgcctctgcctttgGGTCTCTGGTCTGGCGGTAGTGCCTGGTCTGGATGTGAGCAGAGCTCTACTCGAGCTCGACTCATTCCGTTTCCAACGCACATTCGCGCTCTGTCCTCGAGTAAAAATTCTCTAAACATGCTGTCAAGTTATGTCTACATTCCTTGATCATATTTTTtccaactttttgttttcttctcgTTTTCCTTTGCTGcctgccatcgccatcgccatcgccatcgcaaCTCGCAGCTCACAGCTCGCTCCCGCTCTGAGCACCACCAGATACTAGTTTCTTAATGTGGCGCAGCAAATGTGCCGCGCTGagcataaaaatcaacaacacgAACGCTTCAAGAGCTTCAAATGGGCATTAAAATGTCCACGGTCTGTGTGCGGCTCAATTCGGAGAGAATTCTCTCCTTGCTTCTCTCTCGCTATATATCTCTCTCACCTTCTCTTGTGTGATGTATTGAGTGAAATATTCTTTGAGTGAAGTCTTGTGTTTGCTCTTAAGAGCTGCTCTTTATATCAACAGATTGACAGTATTCAactaagaaattatatttatcaactgatatattaaagtttattttcaaaatctaataaactaaaatagcaTCATTCACTTTATTAAACAATGACAAAAATATGTGCATCATTTctattgaattcatttttgaGTATTGAAAGAGTTacgcaatttaattaaatatgttatatgtgACGTTTTGCCGTCGGCCAATTCATTCATAAAGGCGATTTATGCTTCTCTACGTTGAACGATTTTTATGTGAATTAAAATTGCGAAGCATAacatattgaattattattacaatccGTGATAAAATTCCATATAGtcaaattgataattaaagTTGCACAATAATTTGACGGAAACTTATCGTTCATCTATATATGAAGTCATTTACAGTATTTGAGTTCTACCGTTTAAGcacaattatttatgcatggataattaaacaaataagctTCCTCTTGTATGAAATTTTCACTAAAATTCACTccaattttgtaaattgtcGTTGCTAGTCgcttattttgtttgctccacaaaatgtttaaaaatgaaCGAAAGGATAGAATCTTGCTTTTTTGGCTGCTACTTAGCAGCTTGTTACTGCTAAGCCACACTCAAAAggtgtgtattttatataaaatgttattttaattgaatattcaaCAGTTATTTTTGTAGGAAATTCATTTTTCGGATGCTCGTTGCTTTGTGACTGGCAATAAAATTGCGAATATCACATGTGGTGTGAAGGACCAAAAGTCGTTATACTTCGATTTTAAAACCAACAAGAATGTCCTCGTCAATTTGGTGGGCGTTTCACGTATTACGCTAAATACCATAGGTAGCAAAAATGCTCTAGCGCTCAATGGAATGAGGCTGGATATATGCCAGATACTAGCTGGAGCTTCTCGACCTTCACTGCTTTCGTTTATAAGCAAAGGATTGCGAGAATCACTCGTTGAATTTCCCAAAAAATGTCCTTTGAAAGCAGTGAGTTAAAAGTttagtacaaaaaaaaaattgtcttAATGTGAGTCTCAATTTGCAGGACACCACCTATAGAGTGCACAACATGAGCTTCGATGCGAGCGTCTTGCCTAGATTTACACCTGACTATAATTTCACATATTCGggcatttttatggcaaacaATGTGCACAGCTTTGAGGTTTGGTGTTGGGgcgtatttaattaaatttcatatttaaatgttgaaggAAGTAAGCTTAAAgttcaacaaatatattattaaagagAGCATCGAGTGCTTCACAGTTGAGTCTCACTCAAAAAGCAGCATTTATTACAGAGAGTGAGAAAATGAAAAGATGAGAGAgcagtgagagagcgagagcgagagctgaGCCGGGTCTGAGTGGCTGGTCCGGTCTTTAACTAAGCCTGGCGACGACTCTCCAGCCGACAGTCTGCCATCCAAACTCGAACGAAGCGGTACGCCTGCGCGCACGTTGTGCAATCCGTCAGATACAAGATACATGAAGCTAATAGACTGCTGTcacaactaacaaaaaaataccatcaAAGTGAATGAATGTGAATTGATTTTTAAGTTGAATACCAATTGAATACGCAATCTATGTGACTATAACTATATACACATGTGAAAGACAAGAACGAGGCAACAACATCGCGCAGACATCGAACggcaaaaattataaaaaaggagaatcaaaagaaaaacaaaataaaaaagcataaaaattcCTCAGATCGTTGTGTTCGGTGTGTTCGGCGACTGAGCAAGCGAACAACGtgaatgttgtgtgtgttggacgGTCAAAAGCCGGACAAAAAGccctaaaaataaaataaaaataaaatcaagcaAAGGTGCGAGacaagaaattaaattgataaacctaaaagcaaaagcaaacacagcaaccacagcaaaaTCGAAACCCTTGACCGTGCCTAGCTTGAGTCTTGAGTCTCTGGGCAGGACTTGGAATTGGACTTGTCGCGCTGCTGTGGCAATTATCAAGCGCAATGCATCAGCCAGGGAATGCCAAACGACTGTTGTAGACAAgtctctgcgtgtgtgtgtgtgtgtttaggtATATCAATGTGTGTGcgcgcgcgtgtgtgtgtgtgtggtaaatAGCTCAAAGCCACGAAATTGGTTTTATCGGTGCGCCAAAATCgccaattgcaaaaattgcaaacaaaacagcGAAGCTGTTAAGCCAGCCAAGAAGGGACTAAGCCacagccaaaaacaaaaaatatctaTAGAAAAGAGCAAGTAAAAAAActataagaacaacaacaacaacagtagcaaccagcagaagaagaagcagcagcagcaacagcagcgacggcGCATCGCGTGGAGGTCGCGATAAACTGCAAAAGTCCAAAAACTGCGGCAAAACACTGGGAAGGAGGAAATTGCTAAAATATTACCCGAAAGGCATATTCGCTATGTACATACGTGTGCAACGGCCACAGATAcagacaataacaacaacaacaacatcgagtacgacaacagcaacaacaacagcagcagcgagtacgacaacaacaatagctaaAGCGACGGCTGagcaaaatgtataataaaaaattacaacaagTGATCGTGCAGAAAATAGATCGATAAAAcgaccaaataaaaaataaagtaaaaacacaaaaaacaactacaacaaatacGAACAGAACgagcgaaaaaaaataaataaagcggCGTTGGgcacgtttttttctttttgtgtgtctgtctgtttttctgttgttgcgctgtttcaatttcaattgtggAAATCGAAGAAAAATCGCCCAAACCCAAACGCAAAGCTTCGACGTAAACGTAATAAACGAACCGGTCAGAGCGAGACAGATAGAGGGAGTgtgagcgagaaagagagcgagctaGTTGGTGATAGAACTAGCGAAGGAACCCGGCAAAAAGCGAGGAGAACCCGCAACTACACTGATCAAATAGCCTTGGATCAGGcgcaatatttattaaacaaagcCAGAAATTAATTTCACGACTTTcgtcgacaacgacgacgacgacgagctgCATCTGAGTTTCATCTGGCTAACCCCCGCTTCGATTGCCCCACCCCGGCCGGCGTCTTTATGCGCAGCTTGAACTTGCACTCGGATTGAGAGCGTGACAGCAAGCAACGAAGAACGAGGGAGACTgaggagagagcgagagcgagtgagagagaggcagCATAAAGTTCGgtgactgcagcagcaaaatgtaCGACATCAAGCGCCTGGAAGCcggacaacagcagcagcagcaacaaccccAACAGCAACCAATTGAGAAAATTTTAAGCGATCGTCTGTGCGGCACAACGGCGTTGCAACAGCTACAGCTCACCTGCAGCGTTATAACGCCCACGCCGCGTAACAGCAACACGCactgcagcaacatcagcaacagcagccttagtagtagcagcagcagcaactgcagcagcatcaacagcaatcCCATTGAAGCCACACACATGACACTGTTGACGCTGCGTCGTCGCCGGGCGTTCCAGCGTCGCGCTTGCCTGCTCAGCATACTGGCCGCCTTTGTCTTTGGCATGGCGCTGGGCGTCATCGTACCCATGCTCGGCCTGCCCGACTACTTTGCCAACAcgagcagcagcggcagcagtcTAAGTGATGAGCCAATTGTTCGATCCCTGAATCTAAGCGACGATCCACCTCCGTTGCCCTACAGCGTTGCCTTTATACGCGACGAAGCTGTTGAGTCAGAGCTGTCAGCGAATCTTGAGCTGAGTGCCGAGCAGGTATTTCGCAATGCATTCCACTTGGAGCAGGACAAGAATGCGCCCGACTCCATGATCGTTAAGAAGCTGGACACTAACGATGGCAGCATCAAGGAATTCCATGTGCAGCGCATTAGCAACGGTCGCTATCGCAAGGGACCCGAACGTCGCCTGTCCAAGTCATCGAGCTCAGCCGCCACAGCCACCGCGAGCAAGTCGCTGGCCAagccacagctgcagctgcaacaccaAGCAACGTCGACGACAGCGGCTCGCGatcagcaactgcagcaggcAGGCATCATTGAGTCGAACATCTATTGGGGCGAACTGGTGGAGCAGGCACTGCCCAAGGGCTTTGCGGCCGAGGATCAGCACAGCTGGGAGCGCTATGTGGCAGGTCAGGGTCAGGTCACGCGGCTGGAGCAGGGCTGTGGACGCATGCAGAATCGTTTGGTTGTGTTCGCTGATGGAACGCGTGCCTGTGCACGCTATCGCCAGAACACGGATCAGATACAGGGCGAGATATTCAGCTATTACCTCGGTCAGCTGCTCAACATTAGCAATCTGGCGCCCAGTGCAGCGACAGTCATTGACACAACGACGCCAAGCTGGTCGAGTGCATTGGGCGACATCACGCAGGCGCAGTGGAAGGAACGTCGACCGGTGGTGCTAACGCGTTGGTTGGCCGATTTGGAGCCAGCGGGCATACCGCAACCGTTTCAGCCACTGGAGCGACATCTCAACAAGCACGATGTCTGGAACCTAacgcagcagttgcagcatcagcagctgaAGCGGGAGAGCAGTGAGAGCGAGGGCGAGGGCGAGAGCGGGAGCATGTCGCGGGGATTACTCAAGCGACTGGAGGCTGCCGCTGCCAGCAGCCAAACGGTCGATCATCAATCACGCATGCTTGAGGAGTCAGCTAAGGAGTTGTTGTCCTCGACtggaactgcaactgcaacggcaacagcaacagcaacgacgaccTCGTCAACGACGGCTCTGCTGCAGCGACTAATTGAATTGGCACAATGGTCCGATTTAATCGTCTTCGATTACCTGATCGCGAACCTCGATCGTGTCGTTAATAACTTGTACAACTTTCAATGGAATGCCGACATTATGGCTGCGCCAGCTCACAATCTTGCCCGCCAGAGGGATACGCAGCTGCTCGTGTTCCTTGACAACGAATCGGGCCTGCTGCATGGCTATCGGCTGCTCAAGAAGTATGAGGCCTATCACAGTCTCCTGCTCGACAATCTGTGCATCTTTCGTCGTCCCACCATCGAGGCGCTGCAGCGATTGCGTGCAGGAGGAGCCGGAGGTGCAGATGGAGGAGCGGGGACAAAACTGCGCGAACTCTTTGAGCGCACAACCAGCCCGAATGTGCGTGATGTGCTGCCCTCGCTGCCGGATAAATCAATCAAGATTCTGGCGGAACGCATCGATCGCGTGCTGGCCCAGGTCCAAAAgtgcagcgacagcaacaagagcagctAATGAAACGATACCAACgatcgacaacgacaacgactcGAGATCGCGAGATCGGAATCTCAATCACAATCTCAATCGGAATCGAAATCGGTTTAGGGAATTGTCGCCACAGACATTGACTGATAAGCTGTAAATATCGTTAAAGTAGAAACTGAGGATGGAATATCAATCAACCTAAAGacataattcaaaatgttcGCTTTTGTTAAACATCATATTAGTTACTTGGTTAATCTAATCTAAGCATAGGGATTAAACTTaatcaaatgccaaatgttCACAAGTGGCCCAAAAGCTaaagaagaaagagaaaaagaaaaccagCTCCACAGTCAAGCAACAAGAATCGGGCCAAGTACGAGTATTAGCAGGTCAATATCGACATCGGATCATTATCTAAAGCGAGTATTAAGCAAAGTCTAGCTTAAGCTTAAGTCTAGCCATAGAAATTGTTCACatctttatattattattatatattattattatgtattagcTTGTagtttgagatacttttgtgaTATTTTGTTTAAGCATTAGTGGaaactaatttaaatcattAAGTAGATatcattttttgtataatttatgggCCATTTTCCTTAagtgaaacaaataaaacacacacaaacaaaatcgaaaagcgTCTCGCAAGTTgtttacacacacagatacaattGTAGATGCtgatgcagatacagatacagatgcagatgcagatggcACTGAAGTTGGAGTTCGAGTTGGAGATGAGCACGCCTGCGCCCAGTGAGAACTTACATAGTCATGACAATAAATTGTCATTGATCTTTTTTGCAGGTGAAGCCCAAGAGCCAagcgaaagagatagagagagagagagagagagagagagagagagagagagtgagagatgaGCAACAACTGTGCCTCAGCAGCTGTGAGCTGTGGCAAGTACTCGGATAGTCGGATACTGGGTGCCTCCTTCGATAACTACTCCCATGGCTGTCTGTCTGCGGTGCGCTGCATTTGTCAACTTGCCAGCAGCGAAGTAACTTGCCACAACCCGGTCTCTGCCTCTCGAGTGGCACTGTTGTCACGCAGGCCGcagtctcagcctcagtctcgGCCTCGGCTTCAGCCTTAGTCTTCGTCTCGGCTTGCTTTTCATAATATCTTCATAAGCATTTGAAGTGTTCCcccttctctgtctctgtctctctctctctctctctctctgtctgtctgtctttctttcactctctccttctctttcactgtttctgtctctgtgtgaGTTTGAAATTCAAGtgcagcgacgacgacgacgacgacgacgacaacaacgaagaaGAAGTAAGATGAAGCTGAGCCGGAATGAAGCAAAGCGCAGTTCAAGATACTTtcgtcgcacacacacacacactcacactcacacacacattcacacacacacatgctctgGCTCTGCCAAGATATCGCTGCTGTAGTCAGAGCCAGGTCCGAACCCATCTTCGGTCGGCTGTCTGTGCGTCTGCTTTAAGATTTAAGATCGCTGCTCATTAAGTGCGTCCGCGTGTCTCAACGACAAGAGATGCTGAGAATGAGAATCTTTCGccttctctcactctttttcgctctctctctctctctctgtctctcttgcAGTAAGAGTTGGCTGGAAGTTTTGCATCTGATTTCGTTGCGTATATTTTATTGGACACCAGAGTAGTTCacgtaaataaaatgaaatgaaataaggCAGGAGACGGCgtctgcgactgcaactgcaacgagACTGAAATatgtgctagtgtgtgtgtgtgtgtgtgtttgtgtgtgtgtgtttgatcgTATGTGCAACAAAGTTGAGTGTTGCTCTATCATCAGAGTTTCCTCAGTTCGAGCGAATCGCATCAGAAATTCAAAAGACTTTACCAAAATGAAGAGCACACACAATGTTTAGATAACCCGTTTgagtctccctctctctcactatctctctttcactctctgtctGCGTGAGCTTAATAAAAATCGTTATGctagtttaataaatatatcaaataaccTAAAGACGTGTTAGGGAACTTGTGACTTTAACACGTTCAGAACTTGCTACAAACTCTTTAACTCTTTAAGCATTCACACATATCATTTTACATTTGGGCAACAGAATTTGTACTCTCAACTTAATGATAgtagttctctctctctcaacgAGAAACCTTATAACtgtataatatagtataatagAGTTCTTATTCGTAGAGAAATCAGACAtcaaaacacacagaaaataaTTCGGGGCAACGGGGAGGAAGTTTGACCCCACCAACTGTGCCATTGTTTTGACACACACATtgacaaattgcaaaacactccagacacacacatgagtATGGTCAAAATTACCGTAACACACAAGCACAACATGGTGAACAAGATGAGTACACTTTTTATGAGCATTTTTTATGGGgttattaataaaagtttatgGTCATGTGCCATAAGGTTCAACcaacaataaaacataatGATTCTTCGATGATACACACGAGAGCAGCTTCACGAATAAGCTCAGCAAAATGAGTTATCAAATGACGTAAAACAAATTGGTTTTAGATGCCATGAAGTATTTATTGCTGCTAGATAATACAAAGTTAATATCTCTTGAGAAATATCAAatctaaattcaaatttaaaactagAATAAAGTCATAAAAATAGTCATAGTTGGAATCAATGAAAACAATACTTAAACCATCATAAACCATCATAAACATAAAGTAGACATCAAAGAAATATGGATATAATACTGAAATTAAAGGTATTATTATGCGAAAATCCAATactaaaaattcataatttatgtgGTAAGTTTCTGCTTaagttaaaaacaaacaagaaagctgtaatttttaataaaagcaaaatgcatcAAATGTGTtccaaaaatttgcaattttaatatttggtatttggtatatcagtaTCCAATACCATAATTAGTGCtctataaatttaacatttaccgaaaaaatactgaaatatactgaaggccatatttggtgtatcgatatactattttattcaaaatacac
This is a stretch of genomic DNA from Drosophila albomicans strain 15112-1751.03 chromosome 3, ASM965048v2, whole genome shotgun sequence. It encodes these proteins:
- the LOC117570461 gene encoding extracellular serine/threonine protein kinase four-jointed → MYDIKRLEAGQQQQQQQPQQQPIEKILSDRLCGTTALQQLQLTCSVITPTPRNSNTHCSNISNSSLSSSSSSNCSSINSNPIEATHMTLLTLRRRRAFQRRACLLSILAAFVFGMALGVIVPMLGLPDYFANTSSSGSSLSDEPIVRSLNLSDDPPPLPYSVAFIRDEAVESELSANLELSAEQVFRNAFHLEQDKNAPDSMIVKKLDTNDGSIKEFHVQRISNGRYRKGPERRLSKSSSSAATATASKSLAKPQLQLQHQATSTTAARDQQLQQAGIIESNIYWGELVEQALPKGFAAEDQHSWERYVAGQGQVTRLEQGCGRMQNRLVVFADGTRACARYRQNTDQIQGEIFSYYLGQLLNISNLAPSAATVIDTTTPSWSSALGDITQAQWKERRPVVLTRWLADLEPAGIPQPFQPLERHLNKHDVWNLTQQLQHQQLKRESSESEGEGESGSMSRGLLKRLEAAAASSQTVDHQSRMLEESAKELLSSTGTATATATATATTTSSTTALLQRLIELAQWSDLIVFDYLIANLDRVVNNLYNFQWNADIMAAPAHNLARQRDTQLLVFLDNESGLLHGYRLLKKYEAYHSLLLDNLCIFRRPTIEALQRLRAGGAGGADGGAGTKLRELFERTTSPNVRDVLPSLPDKSIKILAERIDRVLAQVQKCSDSNKSS